ATCGGGACACTTGACGACGATTTTGTCGATGCGGCGGAGGAAAGGGTAGAGGAGCAAAAACGGCCAGCTCTCGGCGACGTCTTCAAGTGATCTATCTGCTCGATACCAATGCTGTCATCGCCGTCATGAAGGGCGATGATGATTTGCTGACAGTGCTCAAGCGAAACAAGCCTCAAGATTTCGCGCTTTCGGCAATTGTCGTGCACGAGCTCTATTATGGGGCTTACAGAGGCCAGCGAACGGAAGAGAATCTCGCACGGCTGGACGCGCTTTTGTTTCCGGTACTCGAATTCGATCGGGAAGACGCGCGGCACGCCGGCGAGATTCGGGCGATGCTGGCGACATCGGGA
The window above is part of the Mesorhizobium sp. WSM4904 genome. Proteins encoded here:
- a CDS encoding type II toxin-antitoxin system VapC family toxin, translated to MIYLLDTNAVIAVMKGDDDLLTVLKRNKPQDFALSAIVVHELYYGAYRGQRTEENLARLDALLFPVLEFDREDARHAGEIRAMLATSGTPIGPFDVLIGGQARARGLTLMTRNVREFERIGGLAIETW